The Mustela nigripes isolate SB6536 chromosome 4, MUSNIG.SB6536, whole genome shotgun sequence genome includes a window with the following:
- the CYREN gene encoding cell cycle regulator of non-homologous end joining: MRVEFAVLNSKRKSLSLAPDPSSGEKREMGDLKSGDKKRVLPTWMTAQEAEKRKVAVKTPKGRRPAAQGAAAARLATARTVYCMNEAEMVDVALGILVEARKQEKPLESPTLVGADKPELSPIRSASSPGSPGSRSEDEDIGKDALPPGLSPPQGPPGSDSACSGSPADDEDMLKYVREIFFS, translated from the exons ATGAGAGTGGAGTTTGCTGTCCTGAATTCGAAACGCAAGTCATTAAGCCTGGCCCCTGACCCTTCttcaggagagaaaagagagatgggaGACTTAAAATCTGGGGATAAAAAGAGGGTCCTTCCCACATGGATGACAGCCCAGGAGGCCGAGAAGAGAAAGGTGGCAGTGAAGACCCCCAAGGGGAGGAGACCGGCAGCTCAGGGGGCTGCCGCAGCAAG ACTTGCCACAGCGAGGACCGTGTACTGCATGAATGAAGCTGAAATGGTAGACGTCGCCCTGGGGATCCTGGTTGAG GCCCGGAAACAGGAAAAGCCCTTGGAGTCTCCAACACTGGTGGGCGCTGATAAGCCAGAGCTGTCCCCAATCCGCTCAGCGTCGTCACCAGGATCTCCTGGGAGTAGAAGTGAGGATGAGGACATCGGGAAAGACGCCCTTCCTCCAGGCCTTAGCCCTCCTCAGGGGCCCCCGGGGTCTGACTCTGCGTGCAGCGGGAGCCCTGCGGACGATGAGGACATGTTAAAATACGTCAGGGAAATATTTTTCAGCTAA
- the TMEM140 gene encoding transmembrane protein 140 — MTVPGPRRSEQLLFLGLLAVAAVVISLLFYALLWKAGNLADWPNLRIGFYNFCLWDEGTSSLQCHQFPELEALGVPRVGLALARLGVYGALVLALFVPLPLFLARRNGSEGEWQLVVGFLAMSSLLLAGGLGLFLTYTWKWLRLSLLGPGFLALGTALALLVLLLMATVMFSQRGEDKSKLDSF, encoded by the coding sequence ATGACCGTCCCTGGGCCAAGGCGGAGTGAGCAGCTGCTGTTCCTGGGCCTCCTGGCCGTCGCGGCGGTGGTCATCTCCCTGCTGTTCTACGCTCTGCTCTGGAAGGCCGGCAACCTCGCGGACTGGCCCAACCTCAGAATCGGCTTCTACAACTTCTGCCTGTGGGACGAGGGCACTAGCTCCCTGCAGTGCCACCAGTTCCCTGAGCTGGAGGCCCTGGGCGTGCCGCGGGTCGGCCTGGCCCTGGCCAGGCTGGGTGTGTACGGGGCCCTGGTCCTCGCGCTCTTTgtccccctgcctctcttcctggccCGGCGCAACGGCAGCGAGGGAGAGTGGCAGCTGGTGGTGGGCTTCCTGGCCATGTCCTCTCTGCTGCTGGCTGGTGGCCTGGGCCTCTTCCTCACCTACACCTGGAAGTGGCTCAGGCTCTCCCTCCTGGGGCCTGGGTTTTTAGCTCTGGGCACTGCCCTGGCCTTACTTGTCCTCTTGCTTATGGCCACAGTCATGTTCTCTCAGAGGGGGGAGGACAAGAGCAAGCTGGACAGCTTCTAG